Below is a genomic region from Lineus longissimus chromosome 4, tnLinLong1.2, whole genome shotgun sequence.
AGGCCTTTGGAATGTTCAGTCACAGGTTTTTGAGTAACGTGTTTTTTTAATCTTCTCCAGGTGCCTGTGAAGCATCTCTTGCATGCTCCACATGCCATGTTTATGTCAAGGAGGGGTATTTTGAAAAGTTACCTGAACCGTATGAAGAGTAAGTACATGTGGCCTTCTAAAATTTTTCTACCGGTAATTGGGTTCTTTTTTTTGACTGTGGTGAATGAAAGACAGGATTTCAAGGGCTATGACTTTGCTTTGCCTCCTAAGTGGAGGGTTGAGCCTCCTACAGGGTGGACTGTCGTAGACTCATATTCTGATTATGCACTATGAAGGACATAGTGGCTTGAGAAATATGCATCAAAATTTGACTTTCCCCCAAAAGTTGTCTTGCTACAGCAATTGGTATGAAATTGTGCGATGTTCATGTTATTTTATCTGACTTGAAGACAAATGAAACCTGTTTCTGTATCAACTTCATGATTAAAGAAATCGttattttttcttaattttcagaGAGGAGGATATGTTAGATCTTGCTTTTGGTTTACAGGAAAACTCACGTCTTGGTAAGTGCTGTTGTTCATGTGTGAAACTTAAAATCTAAAGAATACATTCATTTTCTACATAAACAAGACAGTTTCAACTTTAAAATCCACTGAAAAACTCCTCTTGTCATCATGGTTTTGTATGAACTAATGTTTTTTCCATCCTTATTTTCAGGCTGCCAGATCATATTAACCAAGGAATTGGATGGAATAGAAGTGACTTTACCAAATGCTACTAGAAACTTTTATGTGGATGGACATAAACCAACACCTCACTGATGCTGTAGCTTATTTAAGGACTTGAATGTTGTACTGTGCTACTGTTGGTGAAGATGGCGATATCAACATATTTGGACTCTCAATGAGATAAGCTAGtctgaattgaattgattgaattaaatcatttgatttttatgAGTGTGTTCCGACTTGTTCTGAATGCCAAGTTACTAATGTGCTCAGACATGGCTGTTGGGAGTGTTGTTGCAGCATAGTTGCAACATGCAAAGGTATGCCAGTATTCCATGTTACCTTGGGTGTGCACATTTTGAGAACTTCTCTGGAAGTGACCATGTATACAACCAAGAATGAAGGAAAACCCTTTGAAAATTGAAGCATGATCTGTGTGTCTTGCATTCATATTGGAGGAGGGATGACACTTGCAGAACTGGGACTGTTAAAACACCTCGCATATCAAATGGTTCCAGAGCCTTTGACCTGTCTTTCTTTCAACGCATTTCTTCAAACTTCAGGTAGTTCATGTTAATATGGAGGTTTCTGTGGTTGTAATCAGTCCTTATTCTTGAAATACTAAACTCGGCTGATAATTTCAAATGTACTTTATTGTAACAAAAACTACAGATAGAAACCGTGATATGTACAGATCTGCTGTAAATAActatttacaaaataaatttgtttAAAACATATACCTGATTTGTTTAACTCCTTCTGGTCAGTTAGTTCTTTGCATTTACCACGGACTCTGTAATGAAGAGACACAAATGGATCCATGATATGAATGTCCAGGCTGGATCTACGTAACGAATTCCTGGGCCTTGTGGAACCAAGACTCCATTCCGAGTGCATGCATCCTGCCCCAACACATCCAAAACACCTTGACAAGTACATTTGTAGTAGTACTCGCAAGATGGTGCAGAGGGCAATGCAACCTCAAGTCTTCTGTGTCACGATGCATTAATATTTCAGGTTCCAGTATTGAAGAGAAGTCAAGTTAGGTGGGGATAAGGGTGCTCTCATGCAGGGATGCAAGTTCTCTTTAACATTGATCACAAGGTGTCCTCGTCAAGTTTAGCAGTCCAAGCAACAAGTTCATCCACTTCCTTATCAAATGGCAAGTCTGTTTTCTCCCGTTGGAGATTCAGCACGTTTTGATGTTCCTCGGTGTTCTGAGCATTTGAGACGATGGGTTGTGTACTAGATTCAGAAACACCTGAAAGAGGAACAACATGACATATCAATAATGCATATCCAAGTCATCTTGTCCCACCTCAAAGGTGTCtacaaaacattccaataaaGAGCCATGTTTTCAGTAGCACTTTGAAAGCTTGGCCTCATGGATGAGCTGTTGAATGCTGGGACATGTGTTACCTGCAAGCAACTCAAACCTGTCCACTTCAGAAGACAAAATCCTGGTCCCTATTTCCTTGGCCCTATTTTGTGCCCTCAGTCTCCCGGGTGACATCACTTGACAAACTGGGCCGACAAAGATGAGGATTTATTGAATGGTATCCGACTTACTTGTTGCTCCTCTCTTTGGTAAATAAATCTTCCTCATTTGGTTGATTTTTGCCAGtttatcatcttcatcatttcGACTTGACTTCATATTGAATTTCCCGTACATCAGAGTATTATGACTGAAGGAAGAAAAAGTATCAGACAAACTCTATAGCAAACAAGTGAATAGTCAATCGGAACAGAGACTTCCAAACATGGCCACCAGCCAATCACTGTCTGAGAAACTCCCCATTGATGGTCATTTAGTCACCCAAGGAGTGGCAGTAGTTGGTGGTCAAATATGAAATAGATTCCAAACTCATGTCCACTTCATCCACAAATATTCTATAAGACATTGGGCCAGTAACTAATGCTGCCTTGCCTCAATGCACCACCCTACGATTCTTCTTATGCACAACAGAACTACCAACTTGATTTTTTCATGGTGTCAGTGATTATCACAGAATGCATTACTTACTTTATGAATAACAGATCTCAACATTTAAAAACTTCTCACTGAACTTACTCTTCTAGTTGTTTGGACATCTGAAGCTGGAGATCATCCATTGGTAATGTCATGTGAGTCTTCTGTAACATTGGGTCATCATGGATTGCTTCTATTACTGAAAAACAAAAGGCAACTTTCTCTAGAAGGTCAAAGTGAAAGAGAAGGGAGGAGGGGTCTTGCATGGCTCCCTGTTAGTTTGTTGAAGGCTGCCACAGTTTTTAGGAACAGCATGTGAGAATGACATTATCAATGTGATCAATGATATCTATGCCAATTACACAGTGCCCTTATGACCATTTGGAGAGAGACATCTGCGTAGACAAGACCATCCACTCTCCACAGGCACCACCGTCAAGAGAGAAAAAGAGTAAGAAGTTGTCAGACCAAACCTCAGTTCCCTGCCTTATTTCAGTATGTGAACTTGGGTGTCCAGCAACCGCATTGAGAAGTTGAGGAAGATTTAGCACTAATAATTTAGTCCGCGAGAGTTGCTGGCCACTTCATGAAGGATTCAGAATCGTTTCCTGGCAAAACTTACATGGATTTTTCATGTCAGCTTTCGGAACAGACGTAGCCATCCCTGACCAAGTTAAATGATAATCTTCAAAGGACAATTTGTAAACTTTGGGTGGGACATGAGACGTTTTGCTTGACCTGGGTGTCTGCCTCTGCTCAACTGGTTGGAATCTCACTCTGGCTGTGGTGTCAACATGGGGATGCAAGCCAGCTGAAAGGGAAAACATCTGTTTGAAGAAACTTTGACCTTTGGCAAAAAATGCAATTAAAAACAAGCTTCTGGGAAGAGCTTTGTCATGATCCATAAACATTCTTGATGTAAAACCTCTGTCACCATGCTTATCTACTGAGCTACCACACAGTAGACATAACACGACATTCAAGTCCAGTGAAGGTATTTACAAGATTACACAAGTGAAACTTTCCACTGACCTTCAATTCTTTGGCTTGCTGACACACAGTCAAGTACCATTTGTTTATAGGCGTGAGGGTTGTTCATGATCATGTCTACAGCATCTGTATTGACGGCATTGTTTAGAACAGGGTTGGAAAGCAAATTCTGTAAAAGGAAATCATAAATTGTCAATGTAAACCACTTCGGGTCTCTTCAACACTAGGTG
It encodes:
- the LOC135487083 gene encoding ubiquitin-conjugating enzyme E2 U-like is translated as MYSRAHLLIEKEYEDFLEDKPWGIEAHPLRDDSLFEWTAKIQGLKRTLWEGGVFRIYIKFDENYKLRPPQVCFHTIPFHPNIDMITGKPCIEFLDDFNKWTDSYQIGYILLAVQNLLSNPVLNNAVNTDAVDMIMNNPHAYKQMVLDCVSASQRIEAGLHPHVDTTARVRFQPVEQRQTPRSSKTSHVPPKVYKLSFEDYHLTWSGMATSVPKADMKNPLIEAIHDDPMLQKTHMTLPMDDLQLQMSKQLEDHNTLMYGKFNMKSSRNDEDDKLAKINQMRKIYLPKRGATSVSESSTQPIVSNAQNTEEHQNVLNLQREKTDLPFDKEVDELVAWTAKLDEDTL